The Gemmatimonadota bacterium genomic sequence TGGGACAGAGCGAGTTGCACGCCAATGGCAAAATTTCGCTGGCGGGAACGCCTTATCTGGCGGGTGCGGGTTTGTTTCTGGACAGTGGCATTCCCAATGCCGTGCGGTTTACAGACGCTTCGCTATCCGATGCTATTGAAATGACGTCGATTAATCCGGCGCGTTTGTTGGGGATAGAAGACCGCGTGGGGTCTGTGGATGTCGGTAAAGAGGCGAGTCTGTCGCTGTTCCGCTGGGAAGAGGGACAGGAGAAATTGGATGTGGTGGCAACGGTGGTGCGGGGGCAGGTTGTTTATCAGGCTGCATAAAGGAATGCGATATGGGAAAAAAGAAGGTTGTTCTAACAGGTGCGTCGGGCTATGTGGCGGGGCGGATGTTGCCGGCATTGCGCGAGCGGTACGATCTGGCATTGCTGGATGTGAAGACGACCAACCGCGAGGGTGATGAAGTTGAAGGCGTGCAAGTTGTGGATTTGGAAAATCCGGATCGGGATGCGTATCGGGCCCATTTTCAAGGTGCCGATGCTGTGGTACACAGCGGGTTTAAGGGGACTGTAGATTGGCAACACACGGATTATTGGAAGGAGTCCGATAATGTTCGGATGTGCTACAATGTGTACCAGACATGTGTCGAAGAGGGTGTGAAACGCATTGTGGTGATGAGTTCAAATCACGCGTGCGATTTTTACGAGCGGTTGATCTGGTCTGACCGATTGGATTTTGCCACGACTGATATGCTACCTTTGTCCGATAATTTTTACGGTTGGGCAAAGTCGTCGTACGAGCATCTGGCTTTTGTGTTTGCAACGGGCAATGCGACCAATGGCAAGCGGTTGGAGAGTGTTCATATCCGCATTGGCGCGCCCCGGGATACCATTATGGAAGGGCAGTCGGCGGATGATTTGAAGCAGTTGCACCGGGA encodes the following:
- a CDS encoding NAD(P)-dependent oxidoreductase, encoding MGKKKVVLTGASGYVAGRMLPALRERYDLALLDVKTTNREGDEVEGVQVVDLENPDRDAYRAHFQGADAVVHSGFKGTVDWQHTDYWKESDNVRMCYNVYQTCVEEGVKRIVVMSSNHACDFYERLIWSDRLDFATTDMLPLSDNFYGWAKSSYEHLAFVFATGNATNGKRLESVHIRIGAPRDTIMEGQSADDLKQLHRELGAYLSARDLSQLVIKSIETENIEDENGVPFQVFFGISGNTHRFWNIDNARRVVGYAPEDDSQIRFAGEIAEIIQKAQSNHR